The nucleotide window GGCCCAGGTTTAGTCGACTCACTGCATGTGGAAGCAGCAAGGCTAGGTGTGCAAGTATTATTCGATGCTATGGCAACAGAGCTCATTCATGACGATGGCGGGGTTCACGGGGTTATTTTTAAACATAAAGGGAAAACGACGGAAGTCCATGCGAAAGCAGTGATTTTAGCTTCCGGCGGCTTTCATGCCAATCCAGAAATGCGGACGCGGTATCTAGGACCGAAATGGGATTTAGCTCATGTAAGAGGCAGCCGTTATAACACGGGTGAGGGGATTCAAATGGCATTAAAGATTGGTGCGATTGCCAGTGGAAACTGGTCTGGGTGCCATTCGGTAGGCGGAGACCGTTATTTACCGGAGTTCACAGAAGGCTTCCAAAAGCTAAGCTATCCATTTGGGATTATGGTGAACGCTGAAGGGAAACGCTTTGTGGATGAGGGTGCAGACTTTCGCAACTATACGTATGCAAAGTATGGCAAGCTGATTCTCGAACAACCTGGCCAATTTGCCTGGCAGATATTTGATCAAAAAGTGTCTGGACTTCTTCGGGAAGAATATCGCGGCAAACAGGTAACAAAGGTTAAAGCAAATACACTAGAAGAGTTGGCAGAGAAACTTGAAGGTGTTGATAGAGACGGATTTTTACAGACGGTGAAGGAATACAATGAGGCTGTTGCTAAGGATATCCCTTTCAACCCTAATGAAAAGGATGGGCGGTGTACCAATGGATTAGCGGTTAAAAAATCCAACTGGGCCAATACCTTGGATGAAGGTCCATTTGAAGCATACGCGGTTACATGCGGCATTACCTTTACTTTTGGGGGCTTGAAAATAAATTCGAACGGCGAAGTGCAGGATGTTTTATATCAATCGATCCCAGGATTGTATGCGGCCGGTGAACTAGTGGGCGGGTTATTCTATTTTAATTATCCTGGCGGGGCTGGATTAATGGCAGGATCTGTCTTTGGGAAAATAGCCGGTGAAAATGCTTTACTTTATATTCAGCAAGTAAATATGAACGTGTAGATTAATGAAAAAGGGGTGCGAAATATGGTAAACAATGTACTGGATGAGAATATATCCGATTTGGGCTTGTTATTAAAAGGGGCCGAAAAGGTTGGGAAAATTGCAGAATCGGAAGCGCTAGAAGCAGATCAAAACAAAACCGTTTCTAAGAATGTTATAGATGCAATAGTAGAAGCTCGATTATCTAAGTTGTTGCTGCCAAAAAAATATGGGGAGCCACAAGTAAATTTAAGAGAGTATTCTCAAATTATCCGCATGGTTGGAAAATATAATACTTCTGCTGCTTGGTTAACCTTTCTTTATTCCATTCATAATAGTTTAGTAGCTTTTATGACGAAAGAGGGAGCAGAAGAGGTGATGAATCAGGGGGGATTAATAGCCGATATTTTTGCGCCCATTGGAAAAGTAGAAACAGATGGGGATGGTTATCGGATAACGGGTAAGTATAGTTTTGTAAGCGGTATTTTATATAGTGATTGGGTGGCTCTGGCAGTGAAAATGAAAATGGAGGACAGTGGAGAAACTGAACTATGCATGCTAAATATACCGATATCTGATGTGGAAATAGTAGAAAATTGGGATACGTTAGGGCTAAGAGGAACGGGAAGCAATCAGGTAATTGTCGATCATGTCTATGTTCCCAAGCACCATCTAATCCGGCTTACGGTTGCCGACCGCACAGGCAGACCACCACATGGTTATGATTCAGACTACCCTCTTTATGATGTTCCTTTTTTCTCATCTTTTTGTGTTGGATTTCCAATGGTAGCATTGGGAGGTGCTGAGCGTTTACTGCAGGAATTTAAGAATCGAACGGAAAAACGAGTTCGAATGGGAGGAAATTTTGCTAAAGATTCCCGGCATCAGGGGGTATTGGCAGAATTAACGATTAAATATTACGAATCAGAGGGTCTACTAGATAAATATATCTCTTTATTAGAAAACTATGAAATGGGAAAAGAAGATAAACGTGGTGAATTCGCGGCGATTAGAGCAAAAATCACCAAGAACGTAACAGATATTGCGGTAAAGGTTTTGTTGACTTTAGGCGGATTCTCAATGTTTAAAGGAGATCCAATTGAAATGTTCGTACGTGATCTTTTGGCCGTTTGTACACATCGATCCAATCTTTACGAAGACTCTGTTGAGTCTTTTGGAAAGGCACAATTCGGCTTTGATCTATCCATTAATGGGTAATAAGGAACTGCACCAGTAATACCACTATTTTTATCACGGAGTGAGGCGGCTGCATGGAAACGATTTATTTGAATCCCGAAAATCTGAAGTACTGGCAGGAAAAAGCAAAATCAAGTGTCATGGCGCTAGGATTCTTTGACGGCATTCATATCGGCCACCGCGAGGTCATTCAAACGGCTGGTATAAAGGCAAAAGAAGAAAACCTACTTTTAACAGTAATGAGTTTTTTCCCACATCCCAAAACCGTTTTATCAAATGGACAAACAAGGGTAGATTATCTCATGCCATTAGCTGAAAAAGAGAAACTATTCTCTGAACTTGGTGTCGATATCTTTTATATTGTTGAATTTGATCGGGGATTTGCATCGCTGTCACCAGAAACATTTGCTGCTAAGTATTTGCTTGATCTTGGGGTTGTCCATGCAGTGGCGGGTTTTGATTATACGTATGGCTTTCGCGGCGAGGGGAATATGGATCGGTTGCAAAAGGATTCCGGGGGAATTCTCAAGGTAACGAAAGTTAAAAAAGTGGAATGCTTTGGTGAGAAAATTAGTTCTAGCAGCATCCGTGAAAAATTGTCTAAAGGAAGTGTGGGTGACTTACCTGCCCTTTTAGGGCGTTCCTATGCAGTTGACTGCGAATGGGATGGCGGTGCCTTAAAGGTTAAGCCTTACTTTACCCTGCCTGCTTATGGAACATATTCAGTTACGTTAACAGGAGGATGTCATTCACAAGAAATGGATGTAATCGTCGTAGATGAAAAAAAACTAATTCCGCTTCTAAGTGTGTCGGATTTAGTCTTAAATAACGAAAATGCTGTATCAGTCACTTGGCACCAGCGGATTGTAGAAGAAGGAAAGAAAACAATTTCTGAAAATAAGTGGTTACGCTCTTCAAAATTTGGATTCGTTTGGAGTGGGTGAGAATAATTGAAGCATATTTTTGAAAAAGGGGACAGTGTGTAATGAGTAAACCATTTGAGCTCCAAAAGCTAATAAGAGACCCAGGCTCCTTTATTTTGCCTGGGGCGTATGATGCTATGTCTGCCAGATTAATAGAAGAAATCGGCTTTAAGGCGATTTACGCAACAGGGGCAGGTATATCCAATGCCCAACTAGGCTGGGCCGATGTTGGTTTAACTTCTTTAAAGGAAGTAGTGGATATCGTTGCCCGAATGACAGAAGTCACGACTATTCCGATTGTTGTGGACGGAGACACAGGATTTGGCAACGCTATTAATGTAATGCGGACTGTCCGCGAGTTTGAACGAGCCGGAGTGGCGGCCATTCAAATGGAAGACCAAGTCTCACCAAAGAAATGCGGTCATTTCAATGGAAAGGACGTCATTTCCAAAGAAGAAATGGTGGGAAAGATCAAGGCGGCGGTTGACACAAGGCAAGATTCGAACCTAGCAATTATTGCCCGTACAGATGCTTTAGCTGTTAAGGGAATGGAGGATGCATTAGACCGGGCACATGCTTACAAAGAAGCTGGTGCTGATATCATTTTTGTGGAAGCGCCAACAACAATTGAACAATTAAAGCAAATTACCAGTTCTTTAAAAGGGATTCCCCAAGTGATTAACTTAGTGGAAGGTGGTAAAACACCTCTAGTTTCTTTAAAAGAAGCAGAAGAAATCGGCTTTAAAATCATGCTTTGCGCCAATACCGTTCTTCGTTCTGCCATTAAAGGAATCACGGAAACATTAAAAATATTAAAAGAAGAAGAATCGCAAGAAAATGTTCACAACCTAATCTGTACATGGGAAGAAAGACAATCACTCTTCAAACTCAACCAAATTAAAGAGTGGGAAGAAAAGTATTCAGATAATCAAGCGTTATAAAAAAAGTAATTCACTTAGAAGGAGGATACCAATTTGGGTAAAGAAGTAGATTATGACATTGTAGTAATTGGCTGCGGGGTAGCCGGAACCTCTGCTGCATTATCTGCAGCGGAGGCAGCAAAAAAAGCGGATAAAAACTTGAAAATTGCCATCTTAGAACGGGCTGATTATGACCATCGGGGCGGAAATTCAAGGTGGACCGCATCTTATATGCGGATGAAAAATCTCGATGAGGTTGCTGATAATTTTGTTGAAGATATGATGGCATTTTCAGACAACTTTTCGGATCGAGAGTACATAGAAACTCTCGCCAGGGATGCTGGACGCACCTTGAGATGGGTAGAGGAAAAGGGCGTTGAATTTGATTACCTACCGACGATGTTCTTAACAGCCGCAAGGCCGCGGTTATTGCCTGTAGGAGGAGGCCGTGCCATCGTTGACACCTTATCACGCCGGGCCGGTGGACTTGGTGTAGAGATTATTTACGAGGCAACTGCCTGGAAATTACTGGTTGACGATGAAGGGGCTGTGAATGGGCTTAATGTCCGTGTAAAAGGCGGAACGTCACTTCAATTAATGGTAGGCGCTGTTGTGCTGGCAAGCGGGGGCTTCCAAGGAAATCAAGAAATGATGGCACAATATGTTGGCCGGGATGCCCATAAAATTCCGACTGTTGCAGAGGGTGGACTATTTAACAAGGGTGAAGGCATTCGGATGGCAATGGAGATTGGGGCCAAAACGGCAGGACAGTTTGATTCTTTCCATGCCGAACCGGTTGATCCAAGAAGCAAACGTGAAGAAGCAGCCGTTATGACATTCCCTTACTTTATTTTAGTCGATCAAAATGGCAAGCGCTTTGTAGATGAAGGAAAAACCACAATCGACGAGCAATACGAGGAGGTTGCCAGGCAGATCTTCTACGATCTGCCTGGTCACGTGGCCTATATGATCGGTGATCAAAAGATGTATGAGATTCCAAATTATGAACGGGCAGTGGAGACGGATAAACCTGCTATTGTAGCTGAGAGGCTTGAAGAGCTGGCAGAAAAAATTGGGGTGCCTGTTGATCAACTGGCTTCGACAGTTAAGGAGTTTAATGCCGCAGTTCAGCCGGGTGAATTTCACTGGGATAAAAAGGACGGTAAACAAGCTGTTGGTATTATGCCGCCAAAATCAAACTGGGCGATCCCAATTGACAAGGCACCCTATATTGCCTATCCAATTGTCTGCTCTAATGTATTTACAAATGGCGGGTTAGCAACAGATACAAACGGGCGGGTTTTATCAAATGATGATGATGCAATTCCGGGTTTATATGCGGTTGGGGAAACGGCTGGTCTTTATTACGGAAAATATCCTGGAGGAACGTCGGTGCTTAGAGGGCTAGTCTTCGGCCGGCGTGCTGGTGCCCATGCTGTATCATATGTAACGGATTCAGCCAAGCTTGAGGTATAAGCAGTAATTATTGTGTTTAAGGAAGGGGATGTCTTTTTGGAATTAAAAAATAAGGTAGCCTTTGTCACAGGAGGCGGTAGAGGAATCGGCAGGGAGACCTGCATTCTGTTGGCGAAGCAAGGCGCTAAAGTTGCTGTTTTTTCCAATAATCAGTCCGAAGGTGAAGAAACAGCGAGATTTATCATTACCGAACTGGGTGGGGAAGCCGTCTCCGTTGCAGGAGATGTTCGCAATGAAGAAGATGTTACGAGTGCAGTCCAAGGGGCACAAAAATTGGGCTCATCAGTCGATATCTTAATAAACAATGCCGGTGTGATGCTTCTGAAACCATTCCATGAAACAACGGTAGAAGAATGGGATTTTGTTCAAGATGTAAATGTACGAGGCGGATTTTTATGTGCCCGGGCAGTTGTACCGCAAATGAGAGAAAAACAAGATGGAGTAATTATCAATCTTTCATCGATTTGGGGAACAAAGGGCGGCCCGGACAGGAGCGCCTACATTGCCTCAAAATATGCAGTCATTGGTTTTTCAAAAGCATTAGGTGAAGAATTGAAGCCGTACAAGATTAGAGTGAATGCTGTCTGTCCGGGGCCTGTCGATACGAAAATGATGGAGGAGCTTGCACCCGATGTAAATAAAGAAAATTGGCTGCGGCCAATTGATCTTGCAAATGTAATCGTTGATTTATGTCTGCCGAAGAGTAAAGCCGTAACTGCTACAGCCATTGAAGCATTTGGAAATGGCAGGCCAGTAAATCTATAAAAATAGGAAAAGAGGTTATATAAATGGAAAAATTAATTGCAGCAATCGAATCAAAAAATATTAGTCTTGCTTTAGCACAAAAAATGCTAGAAGCAGCTTTAGTAAAGGGGAACGAACTTGGGATGCCATTTAGCATTGCCATTGTGGATAGGGTTGGAAATATTAAAGCATTTGCGGCAATGGATGGGGCACCAGTGTTAAGTTTAGAAATTGCCCAAAATAAAGCATTTTCGGCTGCAACCTATAATCGAGCAACACATGAATGGTATGACAGACTTAAGGATGATCCGCCGTTATTACATGGAATTGTCCATACACCTAGATTAGTCATTTTTGGCGGTGGTTACCCCATTAAAGTGGATAATGAACTAATTGGCGGTGTAGGAGTAAGCGGTGGACACTATACTCATGACATGCAGGTATGTGAGGCGGCATTAGAAGTGTTAAATACAATTGAGTAAGAGGTGTGAATTCCAATGGAAACCTATGATTTAGTCATTTTGGGCGGCGGCTTAGCAGGGATGTGTGCTGCGGTAGAGGCTGGTGAGATGGGGGCACATGTACTCCTACTTGAAAAACAGGATGAACTTGGCGGCAGCACTGTCCTGAGTTCTGGGTATATGGCATTTGCTGGGACGGATATGCAAGATGCAGCAGGCATTAGTGATTCCACTGAATCACTTTTGGCCGACATGATTGAAGTTGGTGGGGGCGTGAATGTTCCCTCGCTGGTCCATACCTACGGCCTCCATCAGCTTGAGACCTATTCATGGCTAGTGGAACATGGGATTGAGTTCCGTGCACTTGAAGCAGTAAGTGGTCATAGTGTTCCACGAGGGCACATTATTGATCCGCACCAAGCCATTCAGTCTCTGTATCGCAAGGTAAAAGACCTTCCAAACGCAACAATTCGTTTTTGTGCCTCGGCAAAACGGTTATTTAAGAATAAGGACGGCAGAATCAATCAAATTGTATATGATTTTGATGGTGTGGAACATATGGTTGTTGCTGTTAAAGGGGTTATTCTCGCTTCCGGTGGTTTTGCGAAAAGTGAGGAGTTATTGCAGCAGTTTGCTCCTCGGCTAAGTGGCGCATTACGGATTGGCGGCGCGGGAAATAAGGGGGACGGTTTACAAATGGCTTGGGAGCACGGTGCATGGGTACAAGACCTGCCATACTTAAATGGAACATATGGTTTCCATCCGTCTGCAACTGGCTCGGTTAAATCCCAGGGACTAGCTTTTTACAAGGGCGGCATAATGGTGAATCAGCTAGGAAAGCGGTTTGTAAACGAATCGATTTCTTATAAGTTATTAGGTAAAGCGGCATTCGAGCAGCCAGACCAAATCAGTTATCAGGTTTGGGATCAAACGGTCATGGATAAAAGTGTGTTTGACGACCCGCTTTATGATTTTGAATTACTTCGACGCCGTCGCCTACTATATGTGGTGGACACATTAGCAGAATTGGCAGAGTGCATCGATGTTCCATTGGAAGTTCTCGAAGATACCATTTCAAGATACAACCAGGGGATTCAAAACGGTGAGGATCCAGACTTCGGACGTAAGACATTAACACATCATTACGGTATGCCGACTCCCATTGAAAATCCTCCATTTTATGCATTTGAATCGACAGTCGCCATGCTGGCAACGTATGCAGGGCTTGCTGTTAATGCTGCGGGGCAGGTCGTCAATCCATATGCGGAGCCAATTCCTGGCTTGTATGCAGCTGGCGAAATTACTGGCGGATTTCATGGCGCCGGTTACATGACGGGTAGTTCACTAGGGAAAGCTGCCGTGTTTGGCCGAGTTGCGGTTCAGGCTGCGTTAGCTGAAGTATCGGTAAAATAGAATGAAACTTTGGTGTAGTTTTCACGTTAAAAAAGGAGGGTTCATGAAATGAAAATTTGGCATCAAAGTCTTACCACGATAGATCTGGTACCGCAATATCGAGATGCAATCATCAATCACGTAAACCGGATTGCCCGTCCGGACGTAGAGGTTGTTTTGCATGGAATGACGGAAGAAACCTATCCTACCCATTATCCGGGAATCTTTATCACCCATGCCTACTTACAAAACTTGCATCGCGAACAGTTTATCCGCGCTGCACTTACGGCTGAAGCGGCAGGCTACGATGCGATGTTCATTGCAACGATTCCAGATGTGGGTCTTTTAGAGGCACGAACATTGGTGGATATCCCTGTGGTAGGGTATGGGCAAGCTTCTTTCCATATAGCCTCCATGCTAGGCGATTGTATCGGTGTCGTTAACTTCCTAGCACCACTCGCAGATGAACTCAGGCAAAACGCCGCCCGCTATGGGCTTGGTGGGAAATTGGGACCGATTGTTCAGACAGAAGTAGGATTTGATGCTGTCCTCGCTGGTTTTAATGATCCAGAACCTGTTATTGCATCATTTATGAAGGCTGCTGAAAAGGCCATCTCTGAAGGTGCTGATGTCATTGTCCCTGGTGAAGGTCCGATGAATGTATTCTTAGCCACTCATGGCATTTCGAGGATTGGAGACGTGCCGATTGTCGATTCGTTTGGAGCGGGAATTAAAGTGTGTGAATC belongs to Neobacillus sp. OS1-2 and includes:
- the tcuA gene encoding FAD-dependent tricarballylate dehydrogenase TcuA gives rise to the protein MRRYEADIVVVGAGNAAMCAAIAAGENGASVIVLEKAPEAKKGGNSTYTHGSIRFAYDGNEDLKQIMPDLTMEDFAITDFGSYTEEEFFHDMCRMTDYRTDPELASLLTGKSLDTMKWLVSHRVRFVPIYGRQAFKIDGKFKFWGSMIAESVGGGPGLVDSLHVEAARLGVQVLFDAMATELIHDDGGVHGVIFKHKGKTTEVHAKAVILASGGFHANPEMRTRYLGPKWDLAHVRGSRYNTGEGIQMALKIGAIASGNWSGCHSVGGDRYLPEFTEGFQKLSYPFGIMVNAEGKRFVDEGADFRNYTYAKYGKLILEQPGQFAWQIFDQKVSGLLREEYRGKQVTKVKANTLEELAEKLEGVDRDGFLQTVKEYNEAVAKDIPFNPNEKDGRCTNGLAVKKSNWANTLDEGPFEAYAVTCGITFTFGGLKINSNGEVQDVLYQSIPGLYAAGELVGGLFYFNYPGGAGLMAGSVFGKIAGENALLYIQQVNMNV
- a CDS encoding acyl-CoA dehydrogenase, with product MVNNVLDENISDLGLLLKGAEKVGKIAESEALEADQNKTVSKNVIDAIVEARLSKLLLPKKYGEPQVNLREYSQIIRMVGKYNTSAAWLTFLYSIHNSLVAFMTKEGAEEVMNQGGLIADIFAPIGKVETDGDGYRITGKYSFVSGILYSDWVALAVKMKMEDSGETELCMLNIPISDVEIVENWDTLGLRGTGSNQVIVDHVYVPKHHLIRLTVADRTGRPPHGYDSDYPLYDVPFFSSFCVGFPMVALGGAERLLQEFKNRTEKRVRMGGNFAKDSRHQGVLAELTIKYYESEGLLDKYISLLENYEMGKEDKRGEFAAIRAKITKNVTDIAVKVLLTLGGFSMFKGDPIEMFVRDLLAVCTHRSNLYEDSVESFGKAQFGFDLSING
- a CDS encoding FAD synthetase family protein — its product is METIYLNPENLKYWQEKAKSSVMALGFFDGIHIGHREVIQTAGIKAKEENLLLTVMSFFPHPKTVLSNGQTRVDYLMPLAEKEKLFSELGVDIFYIVEFDRGFASLSPETFAAKYLLDLGVVHAVAGFDYTYGFRGEGNMDRLQKDSGGILKVTKVKKVECFGEKISSSSIREKLSKGSVGDLPALLGRSYAVDCEWDGGALKVKPYFTLPAYGTYSVTLTGGCHSQEMDVIVVDEKKLIPLLSVSDLVLNNENAVSVTWHQRIVEEGKKTISENKWLRSSKFGFVWSG
- a CDS encoding isocitrate lyase/PEP mutase family protein, which translates into the protein MSKPFELQKLIRDPGSFILPGAYDAMSARLIEEIGFKAIYATGAGISNAQLGWADVGLTSLKEVVDIVARMTEVTTIPIVVDGDTGFGNAINVMRTVREFERAGVAAIQMEDQVSPKKCGHFNGKDVISKEEMVGKIKAAVDTRQDSNLAIIARTDALAVKGMEDALDRAHAYKEAGADIIFVEAPTTIEQLKQITSSLKGIPQVINLVEGGKTPLVSLKEAEEIGFKIMLCANTVLRSAIKGITETLKILKEEESQENVHNLICTWEERQSLFKLNQIKEWEEKYSDNQAL
- a CDS encoding FAD-dependent oxidoreductase, whose protein sequence is MGKEVDYDIVVIGCGVAGTSAALSAAEAAKKADKNLKIAILERADYDHRGGNSRWTASYMRMKNLDEVADNFVEDMMAFSDNFSDREYIETLARDAGRTLRWVEEKGVEFDYLPTMFLTAARPRLLPVGGGRAIVDTLSRRAGGLGVEIIYEATAWKLLVDDEGAVNGLNVRVKGGTSLQLMVGAVVLASGGFQGNQEMMAQYVGRDAHKIPTVAEGGLFNKGEGIRMAMEIGAKTAGQFDSFHAEPVDPRSKREEAAVMTFPYFILVDQNGKRFVDEGKTTIDEQYEEVARQIFYDLPGHVAYMIGDQKMYEIPNYERAVETDKPAIVAERLEELAEKIGVPVDQLASTVKEFNAAVQPGEFHWDKKDGKQAVGIMPPKSNWAIPIDKAPYIAYPIVCSNVFTNGGLATDTNGRVLSNDDDAIPGLYAVGETAGLYYGKYPGGTSVLRGLVFGRRAGAHAVSYVTDSAKLEV
- a CDS encoding SDR family oxidoreductase encodes the protein MELKNKVAFVTGGGRGIGRETCILLAKQGAKVAVFSNNQSEGEETARFIITELGGEAVSVAGDVRNEEDVTSAVQGAQKLGSSVDILINNAGVMLLKPFHETTVEEWDFVQDVNVRGGFLCARAVVPQMREKQDGVIINLSSIWGTKGGPDRSAYIASKYAVIGFSKALGEELKPYKIRVNAVCPGPVDTKMMEELAPDVNKENWLRPIDLANVIVDLCLPKSKAVTATAIEAFGNGRPVNL
- a CDS encoding heme-binding protein, whose translation is MEKLIAAIESKNISLALAQKMLEAALVKGNELGMPFSIAIVDRVGNIKAFAAMDGAPVLSLEIAQNKAFSAATYNRATHEWYDRLKDDPPLLHGIVHTPRLVIFGGGYPIKVDNELIGGVGVSGGHYTHDMQVCEAALEVLNTIE
- a CDS encoding FAD-dependent oxidoreductase, with product METYDLVILGGGLAGMCAAVEAGEMGAHVLLLEKQDELGGSTVLSSGYMAFAGTDMQDAAGISDSTESLLADMIEVGGGVNVPSLVHTYGLHQLETYSWLVEHGIEFRALEAVSGHSVPRGHIIDPHQAIQSLYRKVKDLPNATIRFCASAKRLFKNKDGRINQIVYDFDGVEHMVVAVKGVILASGGFAKSEELLQQFAPRLSGALRIGGAGNKGDGLQMAWEHGAWVQDLPYLNGTYGFHPSATGSVKSQGLAFYKGGIMVNQLGKRFVNESISYKLLGKAAFEQPDQISYQVWDQTVMDKSVFDDPLYDFELLRRRRLLYVVDTLAELAECIDVPLEVLEDTISRYNQGIQNGEDPDFGRKTLTHHYGMPTPIENPPFYAFESTVAMLATYAGLAVNAAGQVVNPYAEPIPGLYAAGEITGGFHGAGYMTGSSLGKAAVFGRVAVQAALAEVSVK
- a CDS encoding aspartate/glutamate racemase family protein, producing the protein MKIWHQSLTTIDLVPQYRDAIINHVNRIARPDVEVVLHGMTEETYPTHYPGIFITHAYLQNLHREQFIRAALTAEAAGYDAMFIATIPDVGLLEARTLVDIPVVGYGQASFHIASMLGDCIGVVNFLAPLADELRQNAARYGLGGKLGPIVQTEVGFDAVLAGFNDPEPVIASFMKAAEKAISEGADVIVPGEGPMNVFLATHGISRIGDVPIVDSFGAGIKVCESLADLRRVSGVYMTRRGYFNAKPPADAVARLREMYGLEPTPNPKNDRGLSSKAVEKSFSDS